Proteins from one Bradyrhizobium amphicarpaeae genomic window:
- a CDS encoding DMT family transporter translates to MSLAPSISVPSRRFNTLPLAIGLFCLLWSYAFVAGKIGVTHCPPLILLAARFSLAGILILGATLIRGDWSLSWRDTVIFAVLGIANNALYLGLGYTGLQSVSAGLGGLIVSANPVFTAALAALLLGEGMTWRKAGGLLLGITGVTLIVWHRLSVGTDSLHGIVFTLASLASLVAGTILFKLLAPKGSLWIGNGVQNLAAGIVLTPVAFTFADVHAIDVTPGLIGAFAFLVLGGSILAYWLWFHLLKVCGATAASAYHFLMPPLGMLFAYLVLGEHVEARDLLGIIPVALGIYLVTRPAKPVV, encoded by the coding sequence CGCTCGCCATCGGCCTGTTCTGCCTGCTTTGGAGCTACGCCTTTGTCGCCGGCAAGATCGGCGTCACCCATTGTCCGCCGCTGATCCTGCTCGCGGCGCGCTTTTCGCTCGCCGGCATCTTGATCCTGGGCGCCACGCTGATCCGCGGCGATTGGTCGTTGTCGTGGCGCGATACGGTGATCTTCGCGGTGCTTGGGATTGCCAACAACGCGCTCTATCTCGGCCTCGGCTACACCGGCCTGCAATCGGTCTCGGCCGGTCTCGGCGGCCTGATCGTCTCGGCCAATCCGGTCTTCACCGCCGCGCTCGCCGCGCTGCTGCTCGGCGAAGGCATGACCTGGCGCAAGGCCGGCGGCCTGCTGCTAGGCATCACCGGCGTGACGCTGATCGTCTGGCATCGCCTGTCGGTCGGCACGGATTCCCTGCACGGCATCGTCTTCACGCTGGCCTCGCTGGCCTCGCTCGTCGCCGGCACCATCTTGTTCAAGCTGCTGGCGCCGAAAGGCTCCTTGTGGATCGGCAATGGCGTGCAGAACTTGGCCGCCGGCATCGTGCTGACGCCGGTCGCGTTCACCTTCGCAGACGTGCACGCGATCGATGTCACGCCGGGCCTGATCGGGGCCTTCGCGTTCCTCGTGCTCGGCGGCTCCATCCTCGCCTATTGGCTCTGGTTCCATCTCCTGAAAGTGTGCGGCGCGACCGCCGCCAGCGCGTATCATTTCCTGATGCCGCCGCTCGGCATGCTGTTCGCGTATCTGGTCCTAGGAGAGCACGTCGAGGCCCGTGATCTCCTCGGCATCATTCCGGTCGCGCTCGGCATCTACCTGGTGACCCGTCCCGCAAAGCCCGTCGTGTAA